The proteins below are encoded in one region of bacterium:
- a CDS encoding tetratricopeptide repeat protein — translation MKMNPCKNRCVPLLLLLSLVPALLHAQGAGRKQVQEGNRRYAEGKYDEANDHYRDAEIDNPASPIVKFNIGDALYQKRNYEEALKAYQEAIQKSDNPELQAQGYYNMGNTLYRLNKWPESILAYQQALKLNPNDEDAKYNLEYVRAKLKQHAQKEPQQQQQQQQQQQQQEQQQGQQNQDEQKQQGQEEQQQQAEQQAEQQQQSSGEQQENQQQAAQGKEQKLSKEEAERLLEALQKQEKDAQKQRQIKARGRVRVEKDW, via the coding sequence ATGAAAATGAATCCGTGCAAGAATCGCTGCGTGCCGCTGCTGTTGCTGCTGAGTTTGGTGCCGGCCCTGCTGCACGCGCAGGGCGCCGGCCGCAAACAGGTGCAGGAGGGCAATCGCCGCTATGCCGAAGGCAAATACGACGAAGCCAACGATCACTATCGCGATGCGGAAATCGACAATCCGGCTTCGCCGATCGTGAAGTTCAATATCGGCGATGCGCTTTATCAAAAGCGCAACTATGAAGAAGCGCTCAAGGCTTATCAGGAGGCGATTCAAAAAAGCGACAATCCTGAGTTGCAGGCGCAGGGCTATTACAACATGGGCAACACGCTCTATCGCTTGAACAAGTGGCCGGAGAGCATCCTCGCCTATCAACAGGCTCTGAAGCTGAATCCCAACGACGAAGACGCAAAATACAATTTGGAGTATGTGCGGGCCAAGCTGAAGCAACACGCGCAAAAGGAGCCACAGCAGCAGCAGCAGCAACAGCAACAGCAACAACAGCAGGAACAGCAGCAAGGGCAGCAGAATCAAGACGAGCAGAAGCAACAGGGTCAGGAGGAACAACAGCAGCAGGCCGAGCAACAAGCAGAGCAGCAGCAGCAATCCTCCGGCGAGCAGCAGGAGAATCAGCAGCAGGCGGCCCAGGGCAAAGAACAAAAATTGAGCAAAGAAGAGGCGGAGCGCCTGCTGGAGGCCCTGCAGAAGCAGGAGAAGGACGCGCAGAAGCAGCGCCAGATCAAGGCGCGCGGGCGGGTGCGGGTGGAGAAGGATTGGTGA
- a CDS encoding VWA domain-containing protein — protein MIRFANDTVLYLLLALPLLLVFFYLVQRWRRAALVRFGNLLLLQQLMPAYSRKRRVWKQVLLLLALGFMILALARPQVGTALEEVKREGVDVMVAIDVSESMYAEDVPPNRLAKARHEVASFIDKLQGDRIGLIAFAGEAFVQCPLTLDYGAAKIFLDVLEPGLIPTPGTALGKAIQLALQSFENTERQYKVLILITDGESHDEDTMAMAEEAERQGVVIYTVGIGSAKGVPIPVVDTQGNRTGEFKRSRGGEVVVTKLDELTLEKIALQTGGKYHRASSGEAELDRIYEEIARMEKKELASLKFSHYEERFQYVLILGLALLLVELLLSERRKGRTEWRGRLVSPLTAEERDGRPGQPVTAA, from the coding sequence ATGATTCGTTTTGCCAACGACACGGTTTTGTATCTGCTGCTCGCTCTGCCGCTGCTGCTCGTATTTTTTTATCTCGTGCAACGGTGGCGGCGGGCGGCGCTGGTGCGTTTCGGCAATTTGCTGCTGCTCCAACAGCTCATGCCGGCCTACAGCCGCAAGCGACGGGTGTGGAAACAGGTGTTGTTGCTGCTGGCACTGGGATTCATGATTCTGGCGCTGGCGCGGCCGCAGGTGGGCACGGCATTGGAGGAGGTCAAACGCGAAGGCGTGGACGTCATGGTCGCCATCGATGTTTCCGAATCCATGTACGCGGAAGATGTGCCGCCCAACCGCCTGGCCAAGGCGCGGCATGAAGTCGCCTCGTTCATCGACAAGCTGCAGGGCGACCGCATCGGGCTGATTGCCTTTGCCGGCGAGGCCTTTGTGCAGTGCCCGCTCACGCTCGACTATGGCGCCGCCAAAATCTTTCTCGATGTGCTCGAGCCCGGACTGATTCCCACGCCGGGCACGGCGCTGGGCAAGGCCATTCAATTGGCGCTGCAAAGCTTCGAGAACACCGAGCGGCAGTACAAGGTACTGATTCTGATCACCGACGGCGAAAGCCACGACGAAGACACCATGGCCATGGCGGAAGAGGCAGAACGCCAGGGCGTGGTGATTTACACCGTCGGCATCGGCTCGGCCAAGGGGGTGCCCATTCCCGTGGTCGATACACAGGGCAACCGCACCGGCGAGTTCAAGCGCAGCCGCGGCGGTGAAGTGGTCGTCACCAAGCTGGATGAATTGACTCTGGAAAAAATCGCGCTGCAGACCGGCGGCAAGTATCATCGCGCCTCCTCGGGCGAGGCCGAGCTTGATCGCATCTACGAGGAAATCGCGCGGATGGAGAAGAAAGAGCTGGCCTCTTTGAAGTTTTCCCACTATGAAGAACGCTTTCAATATGTGTTGATCCTCGGGCTGGCGCTGTTGCTGGTGGAGTTGTTGCTTTCCGAGCGCCGCAAAGGCAGAACGGAATGGCGCGGCCGGCTGGTTTCGCCGCTGACTGCGGAGGAACGGGATGGCAGGCCCGGCCAGCCGGTTACGGCGGCCTGA
- a CDS encoding VWA domain-containing protein has translation MLTFAHPEFLFLLLLLPLLAWWHVRSYQRRTATLRYSNLDLMKSLPQRSRYSSRHLLFGLRWLAIGLVIVALARPQSGQTEEEITTEGIDIVLALDVSSSMLAEDFRPKNRIEAAKLVAEQFITGRSSDRIGMVVFAARSFTQCPLTLDYGILINFLKKVDVGLIDDGTAIGLGMATAVDRLRNSKAKSKVVILLTDGINNAGEIDPLTAARLAQAFNIRFYTIGVGTRGQALYPVQDPIFGKRYVPMPVEIDEAMLTKIAELTKGKYFRATDRQSLEKIFAEIDQLEKTKVEVKQFTRYRELFVHWLALALGLVFIEVVLAGTVFRKIP, from the coding sequence ATGCTGACTTTCGCGCATCCTGAGTTTCTCTTTCTCCTGTTGTTGCTGCCGCTGCTGGCCTGGTGGCATGTCCGCAGCTATCAGCGCCGCACGGCCACGCTGCGCTACTCCAATCTCGATTTGATGAAGTCCTTGCCGCAGCGTTCGCGCTATTCCTCGCGGCACCTGCTCTTCGGTTTGCGCTGGCTGGCAATTGGCTTGGTGATCGTGGCGCTGGCGCGGCCGCAGAGCGGGCAGACCGAGGAGGAAATCACCACCGAGGGCATCGACATCGTATTGGCGCTCGATGTTTCCAGCAGCATGCTGGCAGAGGACTTCCGGCCGAAGAACCGTATTGAAGCGGCGAAGCTGGTGGCCGAGCAGTTCATCACCGGCCGCAGCAGCGACCGCATCGGCATGGTGGTGTTTGCCGCGCGCAGCTTCACGCAATGTCCACTGACGCTGGACTACGGTATTCTGATCAATTTCTTGAAGAAAGTGGATGTCGGTTTGATCGACGATGGCACCGCCATTGGGCTGGGCATGGCCACCGCGGTCGACCGACTGCGCAACAGCAAAGCCAAGAGCAAAGTCGTGATCCTGCTCACCGACGGAATCAACAACGCCGGGGAGATCGATCCGCTCACGGCGGCGCGGCTGGCGCAGGCGTTCAACATTCGCTTCTACACCATCGGTGTCGGCACGCGCGGCCAGGCGCTCTATCCCGTGCAGGATCCAATTTTCGGCAAGCGCTACGTGCCCATGCCGGTGGAAATCGACGAGGCCATGCTCACGAAAATCGCGGAGCTGACCAAAGGCAAATATTTCCGCGCCACTGACCGCCAGAGTCTGGAGAAAATCTTTGCGGAGATCGACCAGCTTGAAAAAACCAAAGTCGAGGTCAAGCAATTCACCCGCTATCGCGAGCTGTTCGTGCACTGGCTGGCGCTGGCGCTCGGTTTGGTGTTCATCGAGGTGGTGCTGGCCGGCACGGTGTTTCGCAAGATACCCTGA
- a CDS encoding BatD family protein, whose translation MTKCNNGRALLLAVLGALLLCAGNGSSQTGPAVTIESRVSKSRLTIGDTVQYSVRLRRPPNVEVRWPGPAANLGGFEIRGYQTPEARREGGAVIEEAAYTISTFDTGRFEIPPLTLQYRQPPDSVWQILRTEKLDLYVASLRPSEAGDIREIKAPWELPRDWRRVILIGAIVAGVLLLAAGGYYWWRRRQGKGLLPERVTPPRPAHEEALAALADLRDSGLLAAGEIKLFYSTLSEIVRRYLEGRYRVEALEMTTFEVLEHFERVDLEPQALDLLRQLLEQSDLVKFAKFIPPAEQHERLLAAAQTFVQLTKPAPAPAEAAAAVPAGKLEPVPAEAG comes from the coding sequence ATGACAAAGTGCAATAACGGCCGGGCGCTGCTGCTCGCCGTGCTTGGCGCACTGCTGCTGTGCGCCGGCAACGGCAGTTCGCAGACGGGGCCTGCGGTCACGATCGAATCGCGCGTCAGCAAATCCCGGTTGACCATCGGCGACACCGTGCAATACAGCGTGCGGCTGCGGCGGCCGCCGAACGTCGAGGTGCGCTGGCCCGGCCCGGCCGCCAATCTCGGCGGCTTCGAGATTCGCGGCTATCAAACGCCGGAGGCGCGGCGGGAAGGTGGTGCTGTCATCGAGGAAGCCGCTTATACGATTTCGACTTTCGACACCGGCCGTTTCGAGATTCCGCCGCTGACGCTGCAATATCGCCAGCCGCCGGATTCCGTGTGGCAGATTTTACGCACCGAAAAACTCGATCTCTACGTGGCTTCGCTGCGGCCGAGTGAGGCGGGCGACATTCGCGAGATCAAAGCGCCGTGGGAACTGCCGCGCGACTGGCGCCGGGTGATTCTGATCGGCGCGATCGTCGCCGGCGTGTTGCTGCTCGCCGCCGGCGGGTATTACTGGTGGCGCCGGCGCCAGGGCAAGGGCTTGCTGCCGGAGCGCGTCACCCCGCCGCGACCGGCGCATGAGGAAGCGCTGGCGGCGCTGGCCGACCTGCGCGACAGCGGTTTGCTGGCGGCGGGCGAGATCAAACTCTTCTACAGCACTCTGTCGGAAATCGTTCGGCGCTACCTCGAAGGCCGCTATCGCGTCGAAGCGCTGGAGATGACTACGTTCGAAGTGCTGGAACATTTCGAGCGCGTCGACCTCGAACCGCAGGCACTCGACCTTTTGCGTCAGCTTTTGGAGCAAAGCGATTTGGTGAAGTTTGCCAAGTTCATTCCGCCGGCGGAGCAGCATGAACGCCTGCTGGCCGCCGCTCAGACTTTCGTGCAGTTGACCAAGCCGGCGCCCGCCCCTGCGGAAGCCGCCGCCGCGGTGCCGGCAGGCAAACTCGAGCCCGTGCCGGCGGAGGCAGGTTGA
- a CDS encoding DUF58 domain-containing protein encodes MIPKEILKKVRRLEITTRALVNDVFSGEYHSVFKGRGMEFSEVREYTYGDDIRNIDWNVTARAGHPYVKVFDEERELTVMLLVDVSSSGNFGTHEQMKGDLAAEICALLAFSAIKNNDKVGLIIFTDRIEKFVPPKKGRSHVLRVLREILYHQPEGTGTDIAAALEYLNRVIRRKAVVFLVSDFLSAGYEKALRVASKRHDLVAIPVTDPRELEFPNVGLVELEDAETGELFLLDTAHAANRQAFAREAARRGLLREKTLRSSKVDPVEVRTNQPYIEPLVRFFKMRAKRFR; translated from the coding sequence ATGATTCCAAAAGAAATTCTCAAAAAAGTCCGCCGTCTCGAAATCACGACGCGGGCGCTGGTCAATGACGTGTTCAGCGGCGAATATCATTCCGTGTTCAAGGGCCGCGGCATGGAGTTCTCCGAGGTGCGTGAGTATACCTATGGCGATGACATTCGCAACATTGACTGGAACGTTACGGCGCGCGCCGGCCATCCCTACGTGAAAGTCTTTGACGAGGAGCGCGAGCTGACGGTGATGTTGCTGGTTGACGTCAGCTCGTCCGGCAACTTCGGCACGCATGAGCAAATGAAGGGTGATCTCGCCGCGGAGATTTGCGCGCTGCTGGCGTTCTCCGCGATCAAGAACAACGACAAAGTGGGCTTGATCATTTTCACCGATCGCATCGAGAAATTCGTGCCGCCGAAGAAAGGTCGCAGCCACGTGTTGCGCGTGCTGCGCGAGATTCTTTATCACCAGCCCGAGGGCACCGGCACCGACATCGCGGCGGCGCTGGAGTATCTCAATCGCGTCATCCGGCGCAAGGCGGTGGTGTTTCTGGTTTCGGATTTCCTTTCCGCGGGCTATGAAAAGGCGCTGCGCGTGGCCAGCAAGCGCCATGATCTCGTTGCCATTCCGGTGACCGATCCGCGCGAACTGGAGTTTCCCAACGTCGGTTTGGTGGAATTAGAGGATGCCGAAACCGGCGAACTCTTTCTGCTCGACACGGCGCATGCCGCCAACCGCCAGGCCTTTGCGCGGGAAGCGGCGCGGCGCGGTCTGCTGCGGGAGAAAACCCTGCGCTCCTCCAAAGTCGATCCCGTGGAGGTGCGCACCAATCAACCCTACATCGAGCCGCTGGTGCGGTTTTTCAAGATGCGGGCGAAACGTTTTCGCTGA
- a CDS encoding AAA family ATPase, with translation MNVDIQAINEKIRRESAFVEMLTKEISKVIVGQKYMVERLLVGLLSNGHILLEGVPGLAKTLAVKTLSAAIQTKFQRIQFTPDLLPADLIGTLIYDQRNGQFTTKKGPIFANLILADEINRSPAKVQSALLEAMMERQVTIGENTFKLDDPFLVLATQNPIEQEGTYPLPEAQVDRFMLKLAIGYPNKEEELEIMRRMTRGHFAQVVPVVQPEDIRRARQVVTEVYIDEKIERYIIDLVFATREPAKYGLQELEDLIQFGASPRASIFLAQASKAHAFLRGRGYVTPEDVRSIGLDVMRHRIILTYEAEAEEKTTEYVIAQVLSRIEVP, from the coding sequence ATGAACGTTGACATTCAAGCGATCAACGAGAAGATTCGACGCGAGAGTGCATTTGTTGAAATGCTGACCAAGGAAATCAGCAAAGTGATCGTCGGCCAGAAATATATGGTCGAGCGGCTGCTGGTGGGCTTGTTGAGCAACGGCCACATTTTACTGGAGGGCGTGCCTGGTCTGGCCAAGACGCTGGCCGTCAAGACGCTGTCAGCCGCGATTCAGACGAAATTTCAGCGCATTCAATTCACGCCCGACCTCCTGCCTGCCGACTTGATCGGCACGTTGATCTACGACCAGCGCAACGGCCAGTTCACCACCAAGAAAGGCCCCATTTTCGCCAACCTGATTCTCGCCGATGAGATCAACCGCTCGCCGGCCAAAGTGCAATCCGCCTTGCTGGAAGCCATGATGGAACGCCAGGTGACGATCGGGGAGAACACCTTTAAGCTCGATGATCCGTTCTTGGTGCTGGCGACCCAGAATCCTATCGAGCAAGAGGGCACCTATCCGCTGCCCGAAGCGCAAGTGGATCGCTTCATGTTGAAGCTCGCCATCGGTTACCCCAACAAAGAGGAAGAGCTGGAGATCATGCGGCGGATGACGCGCGGCCATTTCGCCCAGGTGGTGCCGGTGGTGCAGCCGGAGGACATCCGGCGCGCGCGCCAGGTGGTTACGGAAGTCTATATTGATGAAAAGATCGAGCGCTACATCATCGATCTCGTATTTGCGACGCGCGAGCCGGCGAAATACGGCCTGCAGGAACTCGAGGATTTGATTCAATTCGGCGCCAGCCCGCGCGCCAGCATCTTTCTGGCGCAAGCGTCGAAAGCGCATGCGTTTCTACGCGGCCGCGGTTATGTCACGCCCGAAGACGTGCGTTCCATCGGCCTGGATGTGATGCGCCACCGCATCATTTTGACCTACGAAGCCGAAGCTGAGGAAAAAACCACGGAATACGTCATCGCGCAAGTGTTGAGCCGCATCGAAGTCCCGTAA
- a CDS encoding tetratricopeptide repeat protein, with the protein MFTTRLLSGLFAISLLITGCGEKLNEEQLYSKARELELRGEFTQAENYYKKLNQQFPQNAKFDEAQTRLALLKSANTLSEAELRDQIKNHESRQEFDSVLLLSQALLQRFPKAEGSDEVLQRIGMICLNHQQQYQRAVDAFQQLVADFPQSRHVPQAQFMIGYIYANHIKDLERARTAYTTFKQKYPDHELVPSVDWELEHLGQDVSDLNLFTDSKDNPAAPAATEGATSKKTPTGPNAKP; encoded by the coding sequence ATGTTCACGACCAGGCTGCTGAGCGGATTGTTTGCGATATCCCTGCTCATTACCGGCTGCGGTGAAAAACTCAATGAAGAACAGCTCTACAGCAAGGCGCGTGAGCTGGAGTTGCGCGGTGAATTCACCCAAGCCGAAAATTACTATAAGAAGCTCAACCAGCAGTTTCCCCAGAATGCCAAATTCGACGAGGCGCAAACGCGGCTGGCGCTGCTGAAAAGCGCGAACACTTTGAGCGAAGCGGAACTGCGCGACCAGATCAAGAATCACGAATCCCGGCAGGAATTCGACAGCGTGCTGCTGCTTTCGCAGGCGCTGCTGCAACGCTTTCCCAAGGCCGAGGGCAGCGACGAAGTATTGCAGCGCATCGGCATGATCTGCCTCAATCACCAGCAGCAATACCAGCGTGCAGTCGACGCGTTTCAACAACTGGTTGCTGATTTTCCCCAGAGCCGGCACGTGCCCCAGGCCCAATTCATGATCGGCTACATCTACGCCAACCATATCAAGGATCTGGAGCGGGCACGCACCGCCTACACAACGTTCAAACAGAAGTATCCCGATCACGAGCTGGTCCCCTCGGTGGATTGGGAATTGGAGCATCTCGGTCAGGATGTCAGCGACCTCAATCTTTTCACCGATTCCAAGGACAACCCTGCCGCGCCCGCCGCCACGGAAGGCGCGACCTCGAAAAAAACTCCGACCGGCCCGAATGCCAAGCCGTAA